The following are from one region of the Polyangiaceae bacterium genome:
- a CDS encoding GTP cyclohydrolase II, which produces MTTKNMRPIQLTSHPNSHGPAPLPISWGAATAKERGPVNASLADPAKRNVIGTHSGAYAIYRAVAVAAGALDPQHQPDLTNTAPTDRIGPYPQWSDPKKIVSIDPWGALAAEVFADERKEGYDVRPTIAVTKAHLHMPEIKEAVDAGRLKPDGKVLKSAGDCAVTKAAFEPVWYLPGIAERFGVTEAHLRRSLFEQTGGMFPELVTRGDLEVFVPPIGGMTAYIFGDVEKLSDDSVPLACRVHDECNGSDVFGSDICTCRPYLAHGIEEAIRMAQAGGTGLVVYYRKEGRALGEVTKFLVYNARKRQEGGDNAARYFERTECVAGVQDMRFQELMPDVLHWFGIKKIQRFISMSNMKYDAIVDTGIQIAERVNIPDELIPADARVEMDAKMAAGYFTPTTVPDESELNKAKGRGLDE; this is translated from the coding sequence ATGACGACCAAGAACATGCGTCCCATTCAGCTCACCTCGCACCCGAACAGCCACGGTCCGGCCCCGTTGCCCATCAGCTGGGGTGCAGCGACCGCCAAAGAGCGCGGCCCCGTCAACGCGAGCCTGGCAGATCCGGCGAAGCGCAACGTGATCGGCACCCACTCCGGCGCCTATGCGATTTACCGCGCGGTAGCGGTCGCCGCCGGCGCGCTCGACCCGCAGCATCAGCCTGACCTCACCAACACCGCGCCAACGGATCGCATCGGGCCCTATCCGCAGTGGAGCGATCCAAAGAAGATCGTCTCCATCGACCCTTGGGGCGCGCTAGCCGCCGAGGTGTTCGCCGACGAGCGCAAAGAAGGCTACGACGTGCGTCCCACCATCGCGGTGACCAAGGCGCACCTCCACATGCCGGAGATCAAAGAGGCGGTGGACGCTGGTCGGCTCAAGCCCGACGGCAAGGTGCTGAAGAGCGCCGGTGACTGCGCAGTGACCAAGGCGGCGTTCGAGCCCGTTTGGTACCTACCGGGTATCGCCGAGCGCTTTGGCGTGACCGAGGCGCATCTGCGCCGTTCACTCTTCGAGCAGACCGGCGGCATGTTCCCGGAACTCGTCACTCGCGGCGACCTCGAAGTCTTCGTGCCACCGATTGGCGGCATGACCGCATACATCTTTGGTGACGTGGAGAAGCTCAGCGACGACAGCGTACCCCTCGCGTGCCGTGTGCACGATGAGTGCAACGGCTCGGACGTGTTTGGTTCAGACATCTGCACCTGCCGTCCCTACCTCGCGCACGGTATCGAGGAGGCCATCCGCATGGCGCAAGCCGGCGGCACCGGCCTCGTGGTGTATTACCGCAAGGAAGGGCGCGCCCTTGGTGAGGTGACCAAGTTCTTGGTCTACAACGCGCGTAAGCGTCAGGAAGGCGGCGACAACGCCGCCCGCTACTTCGAGCGCACTGAGTGCGTCGCGGGTGTGCAGGACATGCGCTTCCAGGAGCTGATGCCTGACGTACTCCACTGGTTCGGTATCAAGAAGATCCAACGCTTCATCTCCATGAGCAACATGAAGTACGACGCGATTGTCGACACCGGCATCCAGATCGCCGAGCGCGTGAACATCCCCGACGAGCTGATCCCCGCGGATGCGCGTGTGGAGATGGACGCGAAGATGGCGGCTGGCTACTTCACGCCGACGACAGTGCCCGACGAGTCGGAGCTCAACAAGGCCAAGGGGCGCGGGCTTGACGAGTGA
- a CDS encoding URC4/urg3 family protein yields MRVWRWTRRWRLATSRRRQCPTSRSSTRPRGAGLTSDADAIRFLNDPGSIRERAGLLFDRLARGDSEHFEYHPDKLPAVGRLVAQVTRDNYPDLKIPYHARENHFLVGGRDRLSGLFDAAELSPEERARREFDLTVTSVLLDAGAGPEWSYLEPDFGDAEGGERYARSEGLAIASLHWFASGAFSLNPDAPQRADARALQNLTEAQLTEGFQVGPENPLVGVGGRLGLLHALGRAVEAHPELFPEGRVGGLFDVLRAQAEDGKLPAERILAAVLAGLSSIWPGRESIGEVTLGDVWRHPALEHIHPANGLIPFHKLSQWLSYSLVVPLERAGVQVVALERLTGLPEYRNGGLFIDGGVLSLRDPAALKEAHAPGSELIIEWRAATIVLLDQVAQLVREELGVTPEQLPLPCVLEGGTWAAGRRLAQNLRQGLPPLNLASDGTVF; encoded by the coding sequence ATGCGCGTGTGGAGATGGACGCGAAGATGGCGGCTGGCTACTTCACGCCGACGACAGTGCCCGACGAGTCGGAGCTCAACAAGGCCAAGGGGCGCGGGCTTGACGAGTGACGCGGATGCCATCCGCTTCTTGAACGACCCCGGCAGTATTCGCGAACGCGCCGGCCTGCTCTTCGACAGGCTGGCGCGCGGTGACTCGGAGCACTTCGAGTACCACCCAGACAAGCTGCCAGCAGTTGGGCGTCTGGTGGCGCAAGTCACCCGCGACAACTACCCCGACCTGAAGATCCCGTATCACGCGCGGGAGAATCATTTCTTGGTGGGGGGGAGGGATCGCCTTTCAGGGCTCTTCGACGCGGCGGAGCTGAGCCCGGAGGAGCGCGCGCGGCGTGAGTTCGATCTCACCGTGACCAGCGTTTTGCTCGACGCCGGCGCTGGCCCCGAGTGGAGCTATCTCGAGCCAGACTTCGGTGACGCCGAGGGCGGCGAGCGGTACGCGCGCTCCGAGGGCTTGGCCATCGCGAGCCTGCACTGGTTTGCGTCAGGTGCCTTCTCCCTCAACCCCGACGCTCCGCAGCGCGCGGATGCGCGGGCCCTACAAAACCTTACGGAAGCACAGCTGACAGAAGGCTTCCAGGTTGGTCCAGAGAATCCGCTGGTGGGCGTGGGCGGTCGCCTCGGTTTGCTGCATGCGTTGGGGCGTGCCGTTGAAGCTCACCCGGAGCTCTTCCCCGAGGGGCGCGTGGGTGGGCTCTTCGACGTCCTCCGCGCCCAGGCAGAAGACGGCAAGCTACCAGCAGAGCGGATCCTCGCGGCAGTGCTGGCTGGGCTCTCGAGCATTTGGCCAGGGAGGGAGTCCATTGGCGAAGTGACCCTTGGGGATGTGTGGCGTCATCCAGCGCTCGAGCACATTCATCCAGCGAATGGCCTCATTCCTTTCCACAAGCTCAGCCAGTGGCTGAGCTACTCGTTGGTGGTGCCTCTCGAGCGAGCCGGGGTTCAGGTCGTAGCCCTTGAGCGCCTCACCGGGCTGCCTGAGTACCGCAACGGCGGGCTCTTCATTGACGGCGGCGTGCTGTCGTTGCGTGACCCCGCTGCCCTGAAAGAGGCCCACGCGCCAGGCAGCGAGCTGATCATCGAGTGGCGGGCCGCGACCATCGTCCTACTCGATCAGGTGGCGCAGCTCGTACGGGAGGAGCTGGGCGTAACTCCTGAACAGTTGCCGCTGCCGTGTGTGCTCGAGGGAGGAACCTGGGCGGCTGGGCGTCGGCTAGCTCAGAACCTGCGGCAAGGCCTGCCGCCGCTGAACCTCGCGAGTGACGGAACTGTTTTTTAG
- a CDS encoding NAD-dependent epimerase/dehydratase family protein, whose protein sequence is MGGQNGGEGKLFLTGGSGYVGRNLIRCFTERGVTVKALVRSEASAKVVERLGAEPFRGDMVESDLSQPMRGCEWMIHAAADTNHGESTSEQERVNLQGTRNVFRCAREAGVKRGLHISTESVLLDGHPLVDADESTPFPKHPAGGYSRTKGEAERIALAQGVGGFEVVVLRPRFVWGRDDTTALPQLIDAAKTGKLVWIDGGNYRTSTTHIDNLCHAAELALERGAGGEVYFVTDGAPVVFREFVSSLLETQGVAPPSKSVPRWLVSSLSRAGELASKLKMTRLKLPISRQEYATLAVEVTLSTDKAKRELGYVPVVTLAEGLAELRASAQH, encoded by the coding sequence ATGGGGGGACAGAACGGGGGCGAGGGGAAGCTGTTCCTGACCGGGGGCAGCGGCTATGTCGGGCGCAACTTGATTCGCTGCTTCACTGAGCGTGGAGTAACGGTCAAGGCGCTGGTGCGCAGCGAAGCCTCCGCCAAGGTGGTTGAGCGCCTCGGCGCAGAGCCCTTCCGTGGGGATATGGTCGAGTCGGATCTGAGCCAGCCCATGCGAGGGTGTGAGTGGATGATCCACGCTGCGGCGGACACGAATCACGGAGAGAGCACCTCAGAGCAAGAGCGGGTGAACCTCCAGGGTACCCGAAACGTCTTCCGGTGTGCCCGTGAGGCAGGCGTGAAGCGTGGACTCCACATCAGCACAGAATCCGTGCTTCTTGACGGCCACCCCTTGGTTGACGCAGACGAGAGCACCCCGTTCCCGAAGCACCCTGCAGGGGGCTACTCACGCACCAAGGGCGAAGCCGAGCGAATCGCGCTGGCGCAAGGCGTGGGCGGCTTCGAGGTGGTGGTGTTGCGCCCGCGCTTCGTCTGGGGCCGCGACGACACCACCGCGCTACCCCAGCTGATTGACGCTGCGAAGACCGGCAAATTGGTGTGGATCGATGGTGGGAACTACCGCACCTCGACCACGCACATCGACAACCTGTGTCACGCCGCCGAGCTAGCGCTCGAACGAGGCGCCGGCGGCGAGGTGTACTTCGTGACCGATGGTGCTCCCGTCGTGTTCCGCGAGTTCGTGAGCAGCCTGCTCGAGACCCAGGGAGTCGCGCCACCGAGCAAATCGGTGCCTCGTTGGCTCGTGAGTTCCTTGAGTCGTGCCGGAGAGCTTGCGTCCAAGCTCAAGATGACCCGCCTGAAGCTGCCCATCTCGCGTCAGGAGTACGCCACCCTGGCGGTGGAGGTGACCCTGAGCACGGACAAGGCGAAGCGTGAGCTAGGCTACGTGCCGGTGGTCACACTCGCCGAGGGTCTGGCTGAGCTGCGGGCCAGCGCGCAGCATTGA
- a CDS encoding IPT/TIG domain-containing protein, with the protein MAKYAQRFSSLLVLTCVALPAACGSEADPVPDESTSATQQAFSNCVKSLEGEGDYNVGWVGLQTDGTLWRGFPAQKYEGLDQIESIGSIDGEALTWCVVRSDHTAWCWGANGSGQVGNGNTIQQADPVQITALGNQVKEVVTSNDFSCALKLDNTVWCWGDNSAAQLGTATPSQSLTPVQIGALGNTVEQISAGFLHACAKKSDDTLWCWGNNSFGEIGRGDFNNPQVGPIQVMSNVDKVSAGGFFTCAIDNAKKLYCWGDNADGHVGVGNTTNQPSPLEVTTIGTVNEVDASVRSACAIKADTTVWCWGWQDHGRLGDGVDADAPVTTPQPVSGSLGTTGGAVSIHAKEGSACVVTSTNELMCWGSGNFLDGQGPSNVPIAIDFCGLPRLNSITPSVGSTLGGTQVSFFGENFTANTRVFFSDTEATAVSFVNSGEVRATAPAYFESTVDVRIENPGSKRGVLKQAFSFQPPPEVYQALPTSGPLAGGTLVTLQGSSLKTGLGVSFGGTPASNVTLVSATEATAVAPAHAAGFVNILVTNSDGQTDQLDNGFQYKAAPATTSVAPNSGAAGIQVILTGTDYEWNTIVRVDGTEVTGTFVDPTTIGINMPAHADGPVPIEVENADGQKSTLSNAFTYDATGSGGTGGTSSTGGAAAGGNAGTAGSSTGGTGNAGAGGSGNSGAGGNAGDGGSNSSGGSGNSSSTGGSVSAGGSVSAGGSVSAGGSVSAGGSVSTGGSAGTSNGANTDDSSVKCYCSTPGAGSASSSALGTWVLGFVVAGAGLARRRKTRAAARLS; encoded by the coding sequence TTGGCCAAGTACGCGCAGCGCTTCAGTTCCCTTTTGGTGCTCACCTGTGTCGCGCTGCCCGCAGCGTGCGGCAGCGAAGCCGATCCCGTCCCGGACGAGTCGACATCCGCCACCCAGCAAGCCTTCAGCAACTGTGTGAAGAGCCTGGAGGGCGAGGGCGACTACAACGTGGGCTGGGTCGGTCTCCAAACCGACGGCACCCTTTGGCGGGGATTTCCTGCGCAGAAATATGAGGGGCTCGATCAAATCGAGAGCATCGGCAGCATCGATGGCGAGGCGCTGACCTGGTGCGTGGTGCGAAGCGACCACACGGCCTGGTGTTGGGGAGCCAACGGCTCGGGGCAGGTCGGCAACGGCAACACGATCCAACAAGCGGACCCGGTTCAGATCACGGCGCTCGGCAACCAGGTGAAGGAAGTCGTGACCAGCAACGACTTCAGCTGCGCGCTCAAGCTCGACAACACGGTGTGGTGCTGGGGTGACAACTCCGCGGCACAGTTGGGCACTGCCACGCCGAGCCAGTCGCTCACTCCAGTGCAGATTGGAGCGCTCGGCAACACCGTCGAGCAGATTTCCGCAGGGTTTTTACATGCCTGCGCAAAAAAGAGCGACGACACGCTGTGGTGCTGGGGCAACAACAGCTTCGGTGAAATCGGGCGAGGCGACTTCAACAACCCCCAAGTCGGCCCGATTCAGGTGATGAGCAATGTGGACAAGGTGTCCGCAGGAGGCTTCTTCACCTGCGCCATCGACAACGCAAAGAAGCTCTATTGCTGGGGTGACAACGCTGATGGCCACGTCGGCGTCGGGAACACGACCAACCAACCTTCACCCCTCGAAGTAACAACCATCGGCACCGTCAACGAGGTGGACGCGTCCGTCCGTTCCGCCTGCGCCATCAAGGCCGACACCACCGTGTGGTGTTGGGGCTGGCAAGATCACGGCCGCCTGGGCGACGGCGTCGACGCGGACGCGCCCGTCACTACACCTCAACCTGTCAGCGGGAGCCTTGGCACCACTGGCGGTGCCGTCTCGATCCACGCGAAGGAAGGTAGCGCGTGTGTGGTGACCTCGACCAACGAGTTGATGTGCTGGGGCAGCGGCAATTTTCTCGACGGACAGGGCCCGAGCAATGTGCCCATTGCGATCGACTTCTGCGGCTTGCCGCGCCTGAATTCCATCACGCCCAGCGTTGGTTCGACCTTGGGTGGTACTCAGGTGAGCTTCTTCGGAGAGAACTTCACGGCGAACACCCGGGTGTTCTTCAGCGATACCGAGGCAACCGCGGTGTCTTTCGTCAACTCCGGAGAAGTGCGGGCGACGGCACCTGCCTACTTCGAGTCCACGGTGGACGTACGCATCGAGAACCCCGGCTCGAAGCGCGGCGTCTTGAAGCAGGCGTTCTCCTTCCAGCCGCCCCCAGAGGTGTATCAAGCGCTACCCACTTCCGGTCCGCTCGCCGGTGGCACCCTGGTCACACTGCAGGGAAGCAGCCTGAAGACTGGCCTCGGCGTGAGCTTCGGCGGAACTCCCGCAAGTAACGTAACGCTCGTTTCCGCGACGGAAGCGACTGCGGTGGCACCGGCGCACGCCGCAGGTTTCGTGAACATCTTGGTCACGAACAGCGATGGTCAGACGGATCAGCTCGACAACGGCTTTCAATACAAGGCTGCGCCAGCGACCACGAGCGTAGCGCCCAACTCGGGAGCGGCCGGGATTCAGGTGATCCTCACGGGAACAGACTACGAGTGGAACACCATCGTACGCGTGGACGGGACTGAGGTGACCGGGACCTTCGTCGACCCGACGACGATCGGCATCAACATGCCTGCCCATGCGGACGGCCCCGTGCCAATCGAGGTGGAGAACGCGGACGGTCAGAAGTCGACCCTAAGCAACGCGTTCACCTACGACGCCACTGGCTCAGGAGGCACCGGCGGCACTTCGTCGACGGGCGGCGCCGCCGCAGGTGGCAACGCTGGCACCGCTGGCAGCAGCACCGGGGGCACTGGCAACGCGGGAGCAGGCGGCAGCGGCAACAGCGGCGCAGGCGGCAACGCTGGCGACGGCGGCTCCAATAGCAGCGGTGGAAGCGGCAACTCCAGCAGCACAGGTGGCAGCGTCAGCGCTGGTGGCAGCGTCAGCGCTGGTGGCAGCGTCAGCGCTGGTGGCAGCGTCAGCGCTGGTGGCAGCGTCAGCACAGGCGGTTCCGCGGGGACAAGCAACGGCGCGAACACCGACGACTCCAGCGTGAAGTGTTACTGCAGCACCCCTGGCGCGGGCAGCGCGTCATCCAGCGCACTCGGCACTTGGGTGCTGGGCTTCGTCGTCGCTGGAGCCGGCCTCGCGCGGAGACGTAAGACTCGCGCGGCGGCCCGTTTGAGCTGA
- a CDS encoding VWA domain-containing protein: protein MVSACLVSCCCLGICLACSAAEQVDVDPGGTACGSACDGSAPALDMTPPGRPSIGDGVRLREPALDGGPADADAAVQVDAAVQLDAAVQEDAAPEADAAAEASADAGPGCDPDVLCATGELTARAPRVLLLVDRSGSMTYPFSGGLTRWEALTRTLADPQDGVIGQFTGVEFGLVFYTYRGVETASCDVLSQVFHEDFMLAFEDHPPILDGQTPTAEALTQVAQLLRPSAGAPGPSSDSSLGGKAAEKSAPSAVILATDGMPDSCLDQKVDTDGSAAAQRQVAAAVVAQVTALFSAGIPTYVVGVGSQLQRGHLQDLANAGVGYAEGAGVGQPGKLYQAGDSGALRAAFDDHVSTLQSCGFDLDQGVLNPSLAEVTLDGRQLVWGTDWVLQAPDRVSLIGSACEELKQTGGTVRASFPCGCD, encoded by the coding sequence GTGGTTTCTGCCTGCCTAGTCAGCTGTTGCTGCCTTGGGATTTGCCTTGCTTGCTCTGCCGCCGAGCAAGTCGATGTGGATCCCGGAGGAACTGCCTGTGGCTCGGCTTGTGATGGCTCTGCGCCAGCGCTGGACATGACGCCTCCCGGGCGTCCGTCGATCGGTGATGGCGTACGCCTGCGAGAGCCGGCGCTGGACGGTGGTCCAGCGGACGCTGACGCTGCGGTTCAGGTGGACGCAGCCGTTCAGTTGGACGCAGCTGTTCAGGAAGACGCGGCGCCCGAGGCTGACGCGGCAGCTGAAGCGAGTGCCGACGCCGGTCCCGGATGTGACCCCGATGTGCTTTGCGCGACCGGGGAGCTGACGGCCCGCGCTCCCCGGGTGCTCCTGTTGGTCGACCGCTCGGGGAGCATGACCTATCCATTCTCCGGTGGCCTCACGCGCTGGGAGGCGCTGACGCGCACGCTGGCGGATCCGCAGGACGGCGTCATTGGTCAGTTCACAGGCGTCGAATTTGGACTGGTCTTCTACACCTACCGCGGCGTTGAGACGGCGAGCTGCGACGTGCTAAGCCAAGTTTTCCATGAGGATTTTATGCTGGCTTTTGAAGACCACCCGCCAATCCTCGACGGACAGACACCGACGGCCGAGGCGCTGACGCAGGTAGCGCAGCTGCTGCGGCCCTCAGCTGGAGCACCCGGCCCAAGCTCCGACAGCTCCCTGGGCGGCAAAGCCGCCGAAAAGTCAGCGCCGAGCGCGGTCATCCTGGCTACTGACGGCATGCCGGACTCATGCCTGGATCAGAAGGTCGATACGGACGGTAGCGCTGCCGCCCAGCGCCAGGTGGCTGCTGCCGTGGTGGCCCAAGTCACTGCGTTGTTCAGCGCGGGGATCCCCACCTACGTCGTCGGTGTTGGTTCGCAACTTCAGCGAGGGCACCTTCAAGACCTAGCCAACGCAGGTGTGGGCTACGCTGAAGGCGCTGGAGTGGGTCAGCCGGGCAAGCTCTACCAGGCGGGAGACAGCGGGGCGTTGCGGGCCGCCTTTGACGACCACGTTTCCACTCTGCAGAGCTGCGGCTTCGATCTCGACCAGGGCGTGCTCAATCCGAGCCTGGCCGAGGTGACGCTCGACGGTAGGCAGCTCGTTTGGGGGACCGACTGGGTACTCCAGGCGCCAGACCGTGTGAGCCTGATCGGCTCTGCTTGCGAAGAACTCAAGCAGACTGGCGGCACCGTTCGTGCATCATTTCCTTGCGGATGTGACTGA
- the mmsA gene encoding CoA-acylating methylmalonate-semialdehyde dehydrogenase, which translates to MTDNKHWGVQVPASPIECRNLVAGHWISPETEWLDVESPYTAQTVGRVALSTAREVDAVVAGAKAAASDWARTPIKERTALLFRYRELVLKHLDDLANRSALESGKTVAEGRAGVLKGVEVLEYALSLQNDLGGAQEVSRGVTCEVRREPLGVVAGITPFNFPAMVPMWLYPIAVTLGNCFVHKPSEKVPLTAVRMGELMVEAGFPAGVYSVINGGRDAVEALVDHPDVKAYGFVGSSGVAKSVYSRATALGKRALCLGGAKNHLLVVPDADPAVTVDGVVSSFTGCAGQRCMAASVMVAVGDVDKLIDAIIERAKRLELGREMGAIIDRAALERLNKAIGRAESDGAKLRLDGRGIKAPSEYPNGYWLGPTIIDHATPGQECTETELFGPVLTIVRVKTLDEALELEAKNPYGNATSVFTTRGAVARYVAERATTGMIGVNIGVPVPREPFSFGGTKASRFGQGDITGAGGVELWTSLKKITTKWALQPDHNWMS; encoded by the coding sequence ATGACCGATAACAAGCACTGGGGCGTCCAGGTGCCGGCATCTCCCATCGAGTGCCGCAACCTGGTCGCAGGGCATTGGATCTCTCCTGAAACGGAGTGGCTGGACGTCGAAAGTCCGTACACCGCGCAGACGGTTGGTCGAGTTGCGCTGTCTACCGCACGGGAAGTCGACGCGGTAGTCGCCGGCGCGAAGGCGGCGGCGAGCGACTGGGCGCGCACTCCGATCAAGGAACGCACGGCGTTGCTGTTCCGCTATCGCGAGCTCGTACTGAAGCACCTCGATGACCTTGCGAATCGCTCTGCCCTGGAGAGCGGCAAGACGGTGGCTGAAGGTCGTGCCGGAGTGCTCAAGGGAGTTGAGGTGCTCGAGTACGCGCTCAGCCTGCAAAATGACCTGGGCGGCGCTCAAGAGGTGAGCCGAGGCGTCACTTGCGAGGTTCGGCGCGAGCCTCTTGGCGTGGTTGCCGGCATCACGCCCTTCAATTTCCCTGCGATGGTGCCCATGTGGCTGTACCCCATCGCCGTTACCCTGGGGAACTGCTTCGTGCACAAGCCCAGCGAGAAGGTGCCGCTCACCGCAGTGCGCATGGGTGAGCTGATGGTGGAAGCCGGCTTTCCTGCAGGTGTGTACAGCGTGATCAACGGTGGCCGAGACGCCGTCGAGGCCCTGGTAGATCACCCCGACGTGAAGGCCTATGGCTTTGTCGGCTCTTCCGGCGTTGCCAAGTCAGTCTACTCCCGGGCCACTGCCCTGGGGAAACGCGCTCTGTGCCTCGGCGGCGCGAAGAATCACCTCTTGGTGGTGCCGGACGCCGACCCCGCGGTGACCGTCGACGGCGTCGTCAGCTCCTTCACGGGTTGCGCTGGTCAGCGCTGCATGGCTGCGTCGGTGATGGTCGCGGTGGGTGACGTCGACAAGCTGATCGACGCGATCATCGAGCGCGCCAAGCGTCTGGAGCTTGGTCGGGAGATGGGCGCCATCATCGACCGCGCCGCGCTGGAGCGCCTGAACAAGGCCATCGGTCGCGCCGAGAGCGACGGCGCCAAGCTGCGCCTCGACGGCCGCGGGATCAAGGCGCCGAGCGAGTACCCGAACGGCTACTGGCTCGGTCCGACGATCATCGACCACGCGACACCAGGGCAGGAGTGCACGGAGACCGAGCTGTTTGGCCCGGTGCTGACCATCGTGCGGGTCAAGACCCTGGATGAGGCTCTGGAACTCGAAGCCAAGAATCCGTACGGCAACGCAACCAGTGTCTTCACGACTCGTGGCGCGGTGGCTCGCTACGTCGCCGAACGCGCGACCACGGGCATGATCGGCGTAAACATCGGCGTGCCGGTGCCTCGCGAGCCGTTCAGCTTCGGCGGGACCAAGGCTTCACGCTTTGGCCAGGGCGATATCACCGGCGCTGGCGGGGTCGAGCTGTGGACGAGCCTCAAGAAGATCACCACCAAGTGGGCGCTCCAGCCCGATCACAACTGGATGAGCTGA
- the upp gene encoding uracil phosphoribosyltransferase yields MENVNVLNHPLILHKLTIMRKKETSTRSFRQLLRELSMLMAYEVTRDMATTMEEIETPLMKMQSPVLDGKKLVFVSVLRAGTGMLDGMLETVPSARVGHIGLYRDPKTLVPVEYYFKVPAEMTDRDVVVVDPMLATGNSAVAAVERIKATKPRSIKFACLLAAPEGIKTFHEHHPDVAIYTPAIDERLNDHGYILPGLGDAGDRMYGTK; encoded by the coding sequence ATGGAAAACGTAAACGTACTGAATCACCCGCTGATCCTTCACAAGCTCACCATCATGAGAAAGAAGGAGACGAGCACGCGCTCGTTCCGACAGCTGCTCCGCGAGCTCTCGATGTTGATGGCGTACGAAGTGACGCGAGACATGGCGACGACGATGGAGGAGATCGAGACGCCGCTGATGAAGATGCAGTCGCCAGTGCTCGACGGAAAGAAGCTGGTGTTCGTCTCGGTGTTGCGCGCCGGAACCGGCATGCTCGATGGCATGTTGGAGACGGTGCCCTCCGCGCGCGTTGGCCACATTGGTCTCTACCGCGATCCGAAGACGCTGGTGCCTGTGGAGTACTACTTCAAAGTCCCTGCGGAAATGACTGACCGCGACGTCGTCGTCGTGGACCCGATGCTCGCCACGGGTAACTCTGCGGTTGCTGCCGTGGAGCGCATCAAGGCGACCAAGCCACGCTCGATCAAGTTCGCTTGCCTGCTAGCAGCCCCGGAGGGCATCAAGACCTTCCACGAGCACCACCCCGACGTGGCAATTTACACGCCCGCCATCGACGAGCGCTTGAACGATCACGGCTACATCCTGCCCGGTCTCGGCGACGCCGGCGACCGCATGTACGGCACCAAGTAG
- a CDS encoding DUF5050 domain-containing protein, with the protein MFRTRPYIALFSIALLPALAACGSSDPEQTTGGSTAGKTTVGAQGGVIKLDNGFEITVPEGALTQDVNITVTELSETPAHSGFESHGPSFLLGPEGQTFAKPLTIKLPYDSVTLPQGMKLDMRAFTAPKDSDAFTQLTVSELGESVLTTSTTHFSVFTAGMLTPATVSGGEKFPLAIAADAEYIYWTNSGNNDNQREDGNEGFVMRAPKAGGAAAPITAAMPDPRAIALDDTHIYWVNGGDSDGGADNLGIPGSIMRANKDGSDATELSSANFPVSILLNDGYLYWGDAYSNEIRRLPIAGGNSELVTDAAYRPEFLTADATDVYWTGGSEGTVSKAPKAGGAATELASGQTDAKGIVLVGDNVYWADAGSNVGAGGAADLAGAIRMVPKAGGSVTDVYSSAMPTDLKVVGDDLVFTDQVLGMVVRLPLAGGEATVLSMDQSLPWRLFFDGTDLVWSNAGKYEFDGSIQHFSL; encoded by the coding sequence ATGTTCCGCACCCGTCCCTACATCGCACTCTTTTCAATCGCACTCCTTCCAGCGCTTGCCGCATGCGGCTCGAGCGACCCTGAGCAGACCACCGGGGGTAGCACCGCCGGAAAGACCACCGTCGGCGCCCAAGGCGGCGTCATCAAGCTCGACAACGGCTTTGAGATCACGGTGCCCGAAGGCGCGCTGACCCAGGACGTGAATATCACCGTCACTGAGCTCAGCGAGACACCCGCGCACTCAGGCTTCGAGAGTCACGGCCCTTCTTTCCTGCTCGGGCCGGAAGGCCAGACGTTCGCGAAACCGCTCACGATCAAGCTCCCCTACGACAGTGTCACGCTTCCCCAAGGAATGAAGCTCGACATGCGCGCCTTCACCGCGCCGAAGGACAGCGACGCCTTCACCCAGCTCACGGTGAGCGAGCTTGGTGAGTCAGTGCTCACGACGTCAACCACGCACTTCTCGGTGTTCACCGCGGGCATGCTGACCCCGGCCACCGTATCTGGCGGAGAGAAATTCCCGCTCGCGATCGCCGCTGACGCCGAGTACATCTACTGGACCAACAGCGGGAACAACGACAACCAGCGCGAAGACGGCAACGAAGGTTTCGTGATGCGCGCGCCGAAGGCCGGCGGCGCCGCCGCGCCGATCACCGCCGCAATGCCAGACCCCCGCGCCATTGCGCTCGACGACACCCACATCTACTGGGTGAACGGCGGCGACAGCGATGGCGGCGCCGACAACTTGGGGATCCCCGGCTCGATCATGCGCGCCAACAAAGACGGCAGCGACGCGACCGAGCTGAGCTCAGCGAACTTCCCCGTCAGCATCCTGCTGAACGACGGGTACCTCTACTGGGGTGACGCGTACAGCAACGAGATCCGTCGTCTGCCCATCGCTGGCGGCAACTCGGAGCTCGTAACCGACGCAGCGTACCGCCCTGAGTTCCTGACGGCCGACGCCACGGACGTGTACTGGACCGGCGGCAGCGAAGGCACCGTCTCCAAGGCGCCAAAGGCCGGAGGTGCCGCTACCGAGTTGGCTTCCGGACAGACCGACGCAAAGGGCATCGTGCTCGTGGGCGACAACGTCTACTGGGCCGACGCTGGCAGCAACGTTGGCGCGGGTGGAGCGGCGGATCTCGCCGGCGCCATTCGCATGGTGCCGAAGGCGGGTGGCAGCGTGACGGACGTGTACAGCTCCGCGATGCCCACCGACCTCAAGGTGGTCGGGGACGACTTGGTCTTCACGGACCAGGTGCTTGGCATGGTCGTTCGTTTGCCCCTGGCGGGCGGAGAAGCCACGGTGCTCAGCATGGATCAGTCGCTGCCGTGGCGCCTGTTCTTCGACGGCACGGATCTCGTGTGGTCCAACGCCGGCAAGTACGAGTTCGACGGCAGCATCCAGCACTTCTCGCTGTGA